The proteins below are encoded in one region of Candidatus Omnitrophota bacterium:
- a CDS encoding nucleoside 2-deoxyribosyltransferase → MKIFLASPLGFAESTRAFLGVLRTKLESLGYDVVDPWSSSTDLEEELRKADRLTDPQTRDQEFHRVSMRIAERNAQLLRSCGGVLAVLDGVDVDSGTASEIGFAFGLGDKVINGYRGDFRRSGENDGVEVNLQVQYWIERSGGRIVHSVEELNALFFSQKQ, encoded by the coding sequence ATGAAAATCTTTCTCGCTTCTCCGCTGGGCTTCGCCGAAAGCACGCGCGCTTTTCTCGGCGTTTTGCGGACGAAGTTGGAGTCGCTTGGTTATGATGTCGTGGATCCCTGGTCGTCTTCCACGGACTTGGAAGAAGAACTGCGAAAAGCGGACAGGTTAACCGATCCGCAAACCCGCGATCAGGAATTCCATCGCGTCTCCATGCGCATCGCCGAACGAAACGCGCAGCTCTTGCGTTCCTGCGGCGGCGTGCTGGCCGTGCTGGACGGGGTGGACGTGGATTCGGGAACCGCCTCCGAAATCGGTTTCGCTTTCGGCTTGGGAGACAAAGTCATAAACGGCTATCGCGGAGATTTCCGGCGCAGCGGCGAGAATGATGGCGTAGAAGTCAACCTGCAAGTACAATATTGGATTGAACGGAGCGGCGGACGCATCGTTCATTCCGTGGAGGAACTGAACGCCTTGTTTTTTTCCCAAAAGCAATAA